The bacterium genome segment ACTTATCATAAACTTTTTAATACTGATGTTAGAGTAGGGGAGATAGAGAAGGAATGTAAAGGTGCTATTATTGGATGTATTGATTGTAAAAAAGAACTTGGGATAGCAACAGTTGAATATCTTAAAGAGATTCAGGATAGAAGAAGAACTTTAGAAAAAGACAGAAAAAAGTTGTGGAATATACTGAAAAAAGGTGCTGAAGAAGCTCATAAAGTCGCTAATGAAACTATGGATGAAGTAAGAACAAGAACAGGACTAAAATATGAATAAAATAGAAAAATTAGTAAGAGATGATATAAAGAAAATTGCTCCTTATGTTCCGGGAAAACCAATAGAAGAACTACAGAGGGCATACGGACTTGATATAGAAAAGATTGTTAAACTTGCTTCAAACGAAAATCCTCTGGGCCCTTCTCCTAAAGCGGTTGAAGCACTAAAAAATTGTGCTGAAAAGATTTCAAGGTATCCTGAAAGTTCAGGATATTATTTGAAAAACAAGATCTCAGAGGTATTTAATCAACCACAGGAAAACATCATTCTCGGAAGTGGTTCCAGTGAAATAATCTCTATGGGAATGGAACTTTTCTTAAATCCGGATGATGAAGTAATATTTCCTACTCCATCTTTTCTTATATATAAGATTCTTGCCTATAAAATTGGAGCCATACCTGTAGAAATACCTCTTAAAGAGGACTTTTCATATAACCTGAATATGTTCCTTGAGAGAATTACACCAAAAACAAAAGTTATAATACTCTGTAATCCTAATAATCCTACAGGAACTATTATATACAGAGAACAGATAGATGAATTTATAGAGCAAGTTCCCGACGATATTCTTATCATCTCTGATGAAGCATATATAGAATATGTAGATATAGACGATTTTGGTACTGCTTATCCTTATCTTTATAAAAAGAATATTATTATAACCAGAACCCTTTCAAAAATATACGGGCTTGCAGGTCTCAGGATAGGATTTGGAATAGCCAGTAAAGATATCATAGAATTTATGGAAAGAATACGGCCTCCTTTTAATACTACAATCCCTGCACAGGAAGCAGGAATTGCAGCACTTGATGACCAGGATTATGTTAAAAAGTCCTTTGAAAATAATGTTACGGGTAAATCCTATCTGTATGACGCTTTTAATTATCTTAAAATAGATTACATTCCTACCTATGCAAATTTTATCCTCTGCAGGATTCCCAACGCTTCCAGAGTAGTAAACGAACTTGAAAAGAAAGGTATAATTATACGTGGGATGTTTGGAATGGGACCTGAGTATGTAAGAATTACCATAGGAACACCGGAAGAAAACAAACTGCTAATAAAGAACCTTCGGGAAATACTGGGAGATAAATTATGAAATTAGGCGTAAATATAGACCATATTGCAACCTTAAGACAGGCAAGACGAGGAGAGAAACCAGAACCTGTATGGGCAGCTGTAATATGTGAACTTGCAGGATGTGATTCTATTGTGTGTCATTTAAGAGAGGATAGAAGACACATACAGGAACGGGATGTATATCTACTAAAAAAAGTTGTAAAGACCAGGCTGAATCTTGAAATGGCACTTTCTGAAGAAATAATAAATATAGCTCTTGATGTAAAACCACATCAGGTTACACTTGTTCCTGAAAAAAGGGAAGAATTGACTACCGAAGGTGGATTGGATGTTATAAAAAACTTTGAAAAAATAAAAAGTAGCATAAAAGAATTCCGAAAGGCAGGTATAAAAGTAAGTTTATTTATTGAGCCAGAAAAAAAACAGATACTTGCAAGTAAAGATACAGGTGCAGATTTTATAGAAATACACACAGGAAGATATGCAGAAGCAACGAGAGAAGAAGAAATACAGATGGAATTAGAAAAAATAATCAGTGCCACAGAATATGCAATCTCTACGGGAATAAGGGTAAATGCAGGACATGGTCTGGATTACCACAATACTGCTGCCATATGTAAAATTAAAGGGATTGAAGAACTCAATATTGGATACAGTATTATTGGTAGAGCCGTATTTGTAGGACTTGAAAGGGCTGTAAAAGAAATGTTAGAGATTATAAGGAGAAATTAAAATGAAAAAAAAGGTAATGGATGCATTAAAAGACCCTTTTAATAGCAGGGAGAATATTATAAACCTTATGATAGGGGGGATTATCACCTTCTTCCCTGTCTTTAATCTTATACCATTGGGATATCTGGGGAAAAAACTTAAAAGAAGTATACAACAGGATAAAACACCTGTTAAATGGGACGAAAATATAAAGGAACTTTTTATAACCGGCATATTTTTGTTTGCTATATTAATATCTTACCTTATAATCCCATTTTTATTGATGTTTTTGGGTGGTAGTTTAATGTTGACCCTTTCAGGAGGAAAAATCTTCTCTTTATTTTATTTCAGGGGCCAGATTCTAAACCTTTTAGGTACAATAACCCTATTAATCGCTATTTATTTCCTTCCTTTTGCAATATGTGTATATCTTGAAGATAATGATATAAAAATGGCTTTTAAACTACAAAAGATTATAGAAAAGATATTTCTTGTTGTCAGAGAATATACTATTACA includes the following:
- a CDS encoding pyridoxine 5'-phosphate synthase; this translates as MKLGVNIDHIATLRQARRGEKPEPVWAAVICELAGCDSIVCHLREDRRHIQERDVYLLKKVVKTRLNLEMALSEEIINIALDVKPHQVTLVPEKREELTTEGGLDVIKNFEKIKSSIKEFRKAGIKVSLFIEPEKKQILASKDTGADFIEIHTGRYAEATREEEIQMELEKIISATEYAISTGIRVNAGHGLDYHNTAAICKIKGIEELNIGYSIIGRAVFVGLERAVKEMLEIIRRN
- a CDS encoding DUF4013 domain-containing protein — its product is MKKKVMDALKDPFNSRENIINLMIGGIITFFPVFNLIPLGYLGKKLKRSIQQDKTPVKWDENIKELFITGIFLFAILISYLIIPFLLMFLGGSLMLTLSGGKIFSLFYFRGQILNLLGTITLLIAIYFLPFAICVYLEDNDIKMAFKLQKIIEKIFLVVREYTITYLIIIGLIFISFTIIFLLMNWIAGLLFSGFLFFYDGIVIAGIISKIFPRKAVTISLLEISES
- the hisC gene encoding histidinol-phosphate transaminase, whose amino-acid sequence is MNKIEKLVRDDIKKIAPYVPGKPIEELQRAYGLDIEKIVKLASNENPLGPSPKAVEALKNCAEKISRYPESSGYYLKNKISEVFNQPQENIILGSGSSEIISMGMELFLNPDDEVIFPTPSFLIYKILAYKIGAIPVEIPLKEDFSYNLNMFLERITPKTKVIILCNPNNPTGTIIYREQIDEFIEQVPDDILIISDEAYIEYVDIDDFGTAYPYLYKKNIIITRTLSKIYGLAGLRIGFGIASKDIIEFMERIRPPFNTTIPAQEAGIAALDDQDYVKKSFENNVTGKSYLYDAFNYLKIDYIPTYANFILCRIPNASRVVNELEKKGIIIRGMFGMGPEYVRITIGTPEENKLLIKNLREILGDKL